ATTCTGGCATCAACAAATGCCTCCTCATCCGGCCACCTCCTGGCATTGTATTCAAAGATATCCACCCAGCCTCTATGAGCCCACTGACCATCCCCTATATACATATCCTTCAGTTCATCGTAATCTCGAACCGGCTTCACTTTCACCTCCTGCAAATTGGAGGGCGAGAATATATGGCTTATGCGATCTCGCCCTTTTTCCCGAGCTTATTAACCATAGCCTGAGTGTCTATCACCTTATCTTCATTAAGAACAGAGTGCTCACCTTCCTTTCTTGAGTAAGGTTGTCAAGTTGATATCTTCAGGACTGAAGCCCACGAATAGTTTTGCACATGGCATCCACATCTGGGTCGTATGATCTGCCTGGAGGTCATAATACCAGGTAGAGGTGTATGGTGTCACCGGCTTTTGTTGATCACCATTTATATATTCCAGACGTCCGTATATATGGAATAGTCCTTTCCATAGTTTCATCTGTCGATCATATATATCCGTTGCCGCAATTCCGCCTCCACTAAAAATATAAGGCCAGATCGGAATATATACTACCCTCTTTCCATAAACATGTTTGAACCTCGGAATAGCCTCTACAACGTCCACCGGCATTATGACCCAACCTATCCGGGCAAATTTTTTACCCACATCAAACTGTATTCCATCAGCGGGCTTTCTTTTTTCATCGTACGTTGGTATCCTCGGCTTGCCATTATTATCGTACGTGTTGTTAGTAGTGGATTCTGATACCAGTAAATACTTTTTACCTATAAGCTTAAGGTCCCAATCTGAATATGGCTCCTGGAAGCCATCGCCATCACCATAGATCAGATCTGCCCCTGCTATGTTATCCTGCCAGGTGGTGGCGCTTGTCCGCATTGTCCTTTTGAAGGCAGGAAGATAGGCAAATCCCGTGTCATAATCCTTCGCAGAGTCATAATACCTCACGGTAAACTGCCCCAACCCTGCAATCTCCCTGGGATAAGTTGCTACCGTAATCCTTTTGATCAAGATATTCTCATAACCCGGAATTGTCCCCAATGGTGGTTCTATTGTTCTACCGCTACACCTCACATACATATGCTCCTGTCCGACTGACTTATAAACCTCTCCTTTGGAATTTATATACCACATATGAACCGGACGATGAATATACGAATCCCATACACGTCCGTATTGATAATTACCCATTGCCTCCAAACCGTTCTTTGCCCAGGCAAAGGGGATACCACCCG
This genomic interval from Pseudomonadota bacterium contains the following:
- a CDS encoding DUF1329 domain-containing protein — translated: MKIYKTVNLAIVLIAFIFTLLLPGALIGADIPSIKDVVEGKAALPTIEDLTGGKVKIGDLIDKNNVDLVKEYITAAMYVNVKRGMVLKMGTQLSPDKLYPKAFKEATERNRGKAVMNNNGAVYYEKIGTPWPGGIPFAWAKNGLEAMGNYQYGRVWDSYIHRPVHMWYINSKGEVYKSVGQEHMYVRCSGRTIEPPLGTIPGYENILIKRITVATYPREIAGLGQFTVRYYDSAKDYDTGFAYLPAFKRTMRTSATTWQDNIAGADLIYGDGDGFQEPYSDWDLKLIGKKYLLVSESTTNNTYDNNGKPRIPTYDEKRKPADGIQFDVGKKFARIGWVIMPVDVVEAIPRFKHVYGKRVVYIPIWPYIFSGGGIAATDIYDRQMKLWKGLFHIYGRLEYINGDQQKPVTPYTSTWYYDLQADHTTQMWMPCAKLFVGFSPEDINLTTLLKKGR